In Glandiceps talaboti chromosome 16, keGlaTala1.1, whole genome shotgun sequence, a single window of DNA contains:
- the LOC144447285 gene encoding N-chimaerin-like → MASSTVGDLMAGSSTMWKSYLYQLQLQAPKPKRLVCEHNVENKPEHYGRECHGAISREDADRQLARAGEGSYLVRESQRQPGTYTLSLRFGGVTKNFRLFNDGFHYVGDKRFDTIHELVADGLITMFMENKAADYIAVMMAEPIYEHHSKFTTLDGRTKKPEKKEVKIHDDLNKANKTMTDGPSSPKKIEDVDISAASYEKPHKFKIHNFVGPNWCEYCGNFMWGLIAQGVKCTDCGLSTHKQCSKLVPNDCQPDKRLIKRVYSIDLTTLVKAHNTTRPIVVDKCVKEIEARGLESEGLYRVSGFNDDIEMVRQSFDKDGENAKIGQSEYEDINTITGALKLYFRQLPIPVISYEVFYDFLTAAEMDKKDVRIELMHKAICKLQELKPAHYQTLKFMISHLHRVTECQTKNLMGAENLGVVFGPTLLRSPEAESLESLGKMKFQQTVVEILISNHNKLFDL, encoded by the exons TATATCAACTTCAGCTGCAGGCACCAAAACCTAAGAGACTTGTGTGTGAGCATAATGTAGAGAATAAACCAGAACATTATGGCAGAGA aTGCCATGGTGCCATATCTAGAGAGGATGCAGACAGACAACTAGCCAGGGCTGGTGAAGGTAGTTATTTAGTGAGAGAAAGTCAACGCCAACCTGGAACATACACTCTTAGTCTAag ATTTGGAGGAGTCACCAAGAACTTCCGACTTTTCAATGATGGCTTTCACTATGTAGGAGATAAAAGATTTGACACCATACATGAATTAGTGGCAGACGGGTTAATCACTATGTTTATGGAAAACAAAGCTGCAGACTACATTGCAGTCATGATGGCAGAACCAATTTATGAACACCATTCTAAATTCACAACGTTAGATGGTAGGACAAAGAAACCAGAGAAGAAAGAAGTCAAGATACACGATGATTTGAATAAGGCAAACAAAACTATG ACGGATGGACCATCCTCACCAAAGAAAATTGAAGATGTCGACATTTCAGCAGCATCGTATGAAAAACCTCACAAATTTAAG ATTCATAATTTTGTTGGTCCAAATTGGTGTGAATATTGTGGAAATTTTATGTGGGGACTCATAGCACAAGGGGTGAAATGCACAG ATTGTGGTCTGAGCACACATAAACAGTGTTCCAAGTTAGTGCCCAATGACTGTCAGCCAGACAAGAGGCTAATCAAAAGGGTGTATAGTATTGATTTGACCACCCTAGTCAAAGCACATAACACCACCAGACCTATAGTGGTTGATAAATGTGTCAAAGAGATCGAAGCTAGAG GTCTAGAGTCTGAAGGTTTATACAGAGTGTCTGGGTTTAATGACGACATTGAGATGGTCAGGCAGTCATTTGATAAAG ATGGTGAAAATGCTAAGATAGGCCAGTCTGAATATGAAGACATTAACACAATAACAGGAGCTTTAAAGTTGTATTTCAGACAACTGCCAATACCAGTTATTTCGTATGAAGTATTCTATGATTTCCTAACTGCTGCAG AGATGGACAAAAAAGATGTGAGGATAGAATTAATGCATAAAGCAATATGCAAACTTCAAGAATTGAAACCAGCTCATTATCAAACACTCAAATTTATGATTAGTCATCTTCATAG AGTAACAGAGTGTCAAACAAAGAATTTGATGGGTGCTGAAAATCTTGGTGTTGTGTTTGGACCTACGCTACTACGATCACCAGAGGCCGAATCTCTTGAAAGTCTGGGTAAAATGAAATTCCAACAAACAGttgttgaaattttaatttcaaatcacAATAAACTCtttgatttgtaa